The genomic stretch CGCGCCGTAAATCGTAGCGCCCCCGCGACCGCCGATTTTCAGGCGTGCGAGGCTGCGTCCGCGTTTTCCGGCGTCGGCTTTGCAGCATTCGACCGCAACCGCGCGCGGTTAATGGCGGGAACGTTTGCGGCGACAACGCGCGGCGTAGCGGCGCTTTCCGCGTTAATATGTAAAATTTGAATCAATTGCAGTTGCTTCAAATTTTAGTCGAGTTTTACTCAAGTATATATCGAATTATCCGCATCTTTTACTTGTATTCACGTCAAATGTACTTGGCTTACTTAGCGGCGGTGCAAAGCCTTTGTGCGAAACATGGTCCCAACAAAAAACGGGGGCCACAATGTTGTTCAGGGGACAGGGGAAGGGACTGGCGGTCGTCGCCGTCCTGCTAATGAGTGTTTCAATGAGTGTCTCGGCGAAAGCCGGCGACGCACTCTATGCCAGCCTTGGCGAGACCACACGTTCGCCGATCGGCTGGGTCGAATTCTGCGCCGAGAATCCCGGCGAGTGCCGCGGCGGTGCGTCACAGCCGCGCGACATCGTGATGTCGCAGACGGCATGGCGGGATCTGCTGCGGGTCAACAAATGGGTCAACGAAACCGTCAAGCCGATCACCGACATGGATCATTGGGGCGTGATCGAGAAATGGTCGTTGCCGACGGATGGCTACGGCGATTGCGAGGACTACGTGCTGCTGAAGCGCAAGATGCTGATCGACGCCGGCTGGCCGCGGGAAGCGCTGCTGATCACGGTGGTGCGCGACAAGAAGGGCGAAGGCCACGCGGTGCTGACCGTGAAAACCGACAAGGGCGAGTTTGTCCTCGACAACCAGAACGAAAGCGTCGTGGCCTGGACCGAGACCGGCTACCGCTTCGTAAAGCGTCAGTCGCAGAGCGATCCAAACGTGTGGGTCTCGCTCGGTGACAACCGTCCGGCGGTCTCCACCGCCAGCTCCCGCTAACGCAAGGAATTACGAACCCGCGACCCGGTCACA from Bradyrhizobium sp. Ash2021 encodes the following:
- a CDS encoding transglutaminase-like cysteine peptidase, encoding MLFRGQGKGLAVVAVLLMSVSMSVSAKAGDALYASLGETTRSPIGWVEFCAENPGECRGGASQPRDIVMSQTAWRDLLRVNKWVNETVKPITDMDHWGVIEKWSLPTDGYGDCEDYVLLKRKMLIDAGWPREALLITVVRDKKGEGHAVLTVKTDKGEFVLDNQNESVVAWTETGYRFVKRQSQSDPNVWVSLGDNRPAVSTASSR